From Elaeis guineensis isolate ETL-2024a chromosome 16, EG11, whole genome shotgun sequence, a single genomic window includes:
- the LOC105059225 gene encoding ACT domain-containing protein ACR10-like → MQVDGKKIVDPSKQKAVCDRLRMELSHPLRVMVMNRGPDTELLVANPVELCGKGRPLVFYDITFALKMLGTRIFLAEIGRHVAGEREWEVYRIHLGDDLELAASRNKIVEGVTKMLMGWD, encoded by the exons ATGCAAGTAGATGGAAAGAAAATTGTGGACCCAAGTAAGCAGAAGGCAGTGTGTGATCGCCTGAGAATGGAGTTGTCTCATCCCCTCCGTGTGATGGTCATGAACCGTGGACCCGACACAGAGCTTTTAGTTGCAAATCCAGTTGAATTATGTGGCAAGGGTCGCCCTCTTGTTTTCTATGATATCACCTTTGCCCTCAAAATGCTCGGCACACGCATCTTTTTG GCTGAGATTGGGAGGCATGTTGCCGGTGAGAGGGAATGGGAGGTTTACAGAATCCACCTTGGTGATGATCTTGAGCTTGCAGCATCAAGGAACAAGATTGTGGAGGGAGTTACAAAGATGCTAATGGGCTGGGACTGA
- the LOC105059226 gene encoding serine carboxypeptidase-like 51: MNKKSSVDMSTFLYRHTNRTQGLSTWLQKADLLFVDNPVGTGYSFVEDEKLLVKTDWAAVTDFKKLYNENESLQRSPLFIVAKSCGGKFAVTLGLSVVKAIKAGTLKLKLGGVVLGDSWISPEDFVFSWGPLLLDVSRLGINVANRSNSVAERIRQQLAKGQYYEATITWQDLQNQIPRDI; the protein is encoded by the exons ATGAACAAGAAATCATCTGTTGACATGTCAACTTTTTTGTATAGGCACACT AATAGAACTCAAGGGCTTTCGACATGGCTGCAAAAAGCTGATCTCCTTTTTGTG gacAACCCAGTTGGGACTGGATACAGTTTTGTAGAGGATGAAAAGCTTCTGGTGAAGACTGATTGGGCGGCGGTCACTGACTTCAAGAAGCTCTACAATGAGAATGAGAGCTTGCAAAGAAGTCCGCTCTTCATTGTGGCCAAGTCTTGTGGAGGAAAATTTGCTGTGACTCTTGGTTTATCGGTTGTCAAAGCCATTAAGGCTGGAACATTGAAACTTAAACTTGGAG GAGTTGTTTTGGGAGATAGCTGGATTTCACCAGAAGATTTCGTC TTCTCGTGGGGACCTCTGCTTTTAGATGTCTCGAGGCTCGGTATCAATGTTGCAAACAGATCAAACAG TGTGGCAGAACGGATTAGACAACAACTAGCGAAAGGGCAGTATTATGAGGCTACAATAACATGGCAAGATCTGCAGAATCAAATTCCCAGGGATATATAG